A genomic region of Saimiri boliviensis isolate mSaiBol1 chromosome 20, mSaiBol1.pri, whole genome shotgun sequence contains the following coding sequences:
- the KCNIP1 gene encoding A-type potassium channel modulatory protein KCNIP1 isoform X2 produces MGAVMGTFSSLQTKQRRPSKDIAWWYYQYQRDKIEDELEMTMVCHRPEGLEQLEAQTNFTKRELQVLYRGFKNECPSGVVNEDTFKQIYAQFFPHGDASTYAHYLFNAFDTTQTGSVKFEDFVTALSILLRGTVHEKLRWTFNLYDINKDGYINKEEMMDIVKAIYDMMGKYTYPVLKEDTPRQHVDVFFQKMDKNKDGIVTLDEFLESCQEDDNIMRSLQLFQNVM; encoded by the exons ACATCGCCTGGTGGTATTACCAGTATCAGAGAG ATAAGATTGAAGATGAGCTGGAGATGACCATGGTTTGCCATCGGCCCGAGGGACTGGAGCAGCTCGAGGCCCAGACCAACTTCACCAAGAGGGAGCTGCAGGTCCTTTATCGGGGCTTCAAAAAT GAGTGTCCCAGCGGTGTGGTCAACGAAGACACATTCAAGCAGATCTATGCTCAGTTTTTCCCTCACGGAG ATGCCAGCACGTATGCCCATTACCTCTTCAATGCCTTCGACACCACCCAGACAGGCTCTGTGAAGTTCGAG GACTTTGTAACCGCTCTGTCGATTTTACTGAGAGGAACTGTCCACGAGAAACTAAGGTGGACATTTAATTTGTATGACATCAATAAGGATGGATATATAAACAAAGAG GAGATGATGGACATTGTCAAAGCAATCTATGACATGATGGGGAAATACACATATCCCGTACTCAAAGAGGACACTCCAAGGCAGCATGTGGACGTCTTCTTCCAG aaaatggacaaaaataaaGATGGCATCGTAACTTTAGATGAATTTCTTGAATCATGTCAGGAG GATGACAACATCATGAGGTCTCTCCAGCTGTTTCAAAATGTCATGTAA
- the KCNIP1 gene encoding A-type potassium channel modulatory protein KCNIP1 isoform X5, with product MDKIEDELEMTMVCHRPEGLEQLEAQTNFTKRELQVLYRGFKNECPSGVVNEDTFKQIYAQFFPHGDASTYAHYLFNAFDTTQTGSVKFEDFVTALSILLRGTVHEKLRWTFNLYDINKDGYINKEEMMDIVKAIYDMMGKYTYPVLKEDTPRQHVDVFFQKMDKNKDGIVTLDEFLESCQEDDNIMRSLQLFQNVM from the exons ATGG ATAAGATTGAAGATGAGCTGGAGATGACCATGGTTTGCCATCGGCCCGAGGGACTGGAGCAGCTCGAGGCCCAGACCAACTTCACCAAGAGGGAGCTGCAGGTCCTTTATCGGGGCTTCAAAAAT GAGTGTCCCAGCGGTGTGGTCAACGAAGACACATTCAAGCAGATCTATGCTCAGTTTTTCCCTCACGGAG ATGCCAGCACGTATGCCCATTACCTCTTCAATGCCTTCGACACCACCCAGACAGGCTCTGTGAAGTTCGAG GACTTTGTAACCGCTCTGTCGATTTTACTGAGAGGAACTGTCCACGAGAAACTAAGGTGGACATTTAATTTGTATGACATCAATAAGGATGGATATATAAACAAAGAG GAGATGATGGACATTGTCAAAGCAATCTATGACATGATGGGGAAATACACATATCCCGTACTCAAAGAGGACACTCCAAGGCAGCATGTGGACGTCTTCTTCCAG aaaatggacaaaaataaaGATGGCATCGTAACTTTAGATGAATTTCTTGAATCATGTCAGGAG GATGACAACATCATGAGGTCTCTCCAGCTGTTTCAAAATGTCATGTAA
- the KCNIP1 gene encoding A-type potassium channel modulatory protein KCNIP1 isoform X4, with protein MGAVMGTFSSLQTKQRRPSKDKIEDELEMTMVCHRPEGLEQLEAQTNFTKRELQVLYRGFKNECPSGVVNEDTFKQIYAQFFPHGDASTYAHYLFNAFDTTQTGSVKFEDFVTALSILLRGTVHEKLRWTFNLYDINKDGYINKEEMMDIVKAIYDMMGKYTYPVLKEDTPRQHVDVFFQKMDKNKDGIVTLDEFLESCQEDDNIMRSLQLFQNVM; from the exons ATAAGATTGAAGATGAGCTGGAGATGACCATGGTTTGCCATCGGCCCGAGGGACTGGAGCAGCTCGAGGCCCAGACCAACTTCACCAAGAGGGAGCTGCAGGTCCTTTATCGGGGCTTCAAAAAT GAGTGTCCCAGCGGTGTGGTCAACGAAGACACATTCAAGCAGATCTATGCTCAGTTTTTCCCTCACGGAG ATGCCAGCACGTATGCCCATTACCTCTTCAATGCCTTCGACACCACCCAGACAGGCTCTGTGAAGTTCGAG GACTTTGTAACCGCTCTGTCGATTTTACTGAGAGGAACTGTCCACGAGAAACTAAGGTGGACATTTAATTTGTATGACATCAATAAGGATGGATATATAAACAAAGAG GAGATGATGGACATTGTCAAAGCAATCTATGACATGATGGGGAAATACACATATCCCGTACTCAAAGAGGACACTCCAAGGCAGCATGTGGACGTCTTCTTCCAG aaaatggacaaaaataaaGATGGCATCGTAACTTTAGATGAATTTCTTGAATCATGTCAGGAG GATGACAACATCATGAGGTCTCTCCAGCTGTTTCAAAATGTCATGTAA